A stretch of DNA from Brachyspira pilosicoli:
ATTATATATAAGTGTACACGGTATAAGGTCAGAAAAGTTGAATAAAAAACTTATATGATAAAATATAATTATTTAGCTATATACTAATTTTTTAAGAAATAGGCGCATTCGATACATAAACATTAATTCTATATTTATTTTTCACAGTCTCTGAATTATATATATTAGTCGCTTTCGCTAACCTATCATTATATTTCTCAACCAAAAAATCAGCATCCTTAACCTTTGGAGCGAGTATTACCTCTTTTAATGCTTTGTTGTCAAATAAATATAAATAGTTTTTGTAGGAACGTTTCATATTATCATCTATATGTAAAGGATTACTTCCATATTCAAGCAGCTGTATAATACGCATTTCTTGTTCTTCTACAAATGAAGAATCTTTTATTAAATACTGTATATTCATAAGAAGCTGACAAGAATATTCTAACTCTTCACTATTAAAAGTCTTTATAATATCAAATATATTATTAAAAATATAACCTATTTTATTTTTTAACTTATCATAAAAATCATTTCCATCATTCCAGAGAGTATAATAATTTTTATTTAAATCTATTATAAGTGAATTATAATCAGATTCACAAGGATTAAATATTATTTCATTTTTTCTATAGTTATAATAAAGCACATAATATAAAGGCAAAGTATTCTCTTCATAAGACTCTATATAAGAATTGTTGTCTTTATTATAAGAAAAAGAAAAAAGTATACTAGAGTTTATATTATTAAATGAAGTATCAAAGAAAGATTTATTAAAAACTAAACAGCAGCCTGTTCCTTCTTTATTATCATTTTTTCCATATAGCCTATACATAGTAAGAGAATCTTTACATCTGCTAAAAGAAGTTTGCAGTGCTATAAAATTATTAACTTTAGAATGTTTTACATTTAAACTATTATCTCTAAGAAGCTGCATTAAAACTTTACCCTCTTTAGGGTCATTAGCATTTTTTACACTTGTCATTCTAAACTTATTTTTCTTAAGATAAGTATTATAGCTTTTCAAATTGGCTTCTTCTGTTTTATCATATCTTCTATCAAATGCCATCTCATCAAATACTTCTATGCTAGTATAATGCGATATCTCTTCTATATTGTCATAATCTTTTACTGATATTAAATATAAAAGTATATATTGTAGTATCCACAACCTTTTTAATTTATTTTTATCAATAATATCTCTTGTAACAAAATAAAAATATTCTTCCTTTTCTTTTACCCAAAAACTCTCTTGATTTAAAATTATATTTATTAGTTTATCTATATCTATAAAATATATAAACTTTGATATAATATTAAAAATATTAACTGATTTATATTCATCTACACTTATTAAAATATCTAAAGCTTTCTCATATTCTTTTAAACATATTAAAGAGTTAGCCTTAGAAAAATAAACTCTCTCAGAAATAGAATTATCATCAATATAATTATACTCAATCATATCGCTGTCATCTATATCTGATTTTTTAGTGTTTTTTATCTCTTTTGATTTTAAAATCTCTATAGCCTTATCAAAATATTCTATAGCCTCTTTATATTTATTTATTCTATTTAAATAATTTCCCTTATTTAAATAAACTATCTCTAAATATTGATTGCTCTCTATTGCCTTATCATACATTTTTAAAGCATTATCTATCTCTCCAAGCTTCTCCAGCATAATAGCTACATTTAAATAAGCATATTCATAACCTAATTTTCCTGCTATATTAAAATAATCCAAAGCATCTTGATAACGTTCCAGTTTTGAATATATTATACCTATATTAAAATAAGATATTTCAGATTTATCATTTATCTCTATAGCCATATTAAAAGAAGACAAAGCATCATCATAGGCATTTAATTTGGCAAGTATTATCCCCTTATTAATAAAAGCTTTTTCATATAAAGGATTTACACTTATAGCCTTATCATAAAACTCTATAGACTTTTCGTATTGATTTAAATAATATAGAGTTAATGCTTTTTTGTAATAGACTCTTGCAAAATATATTTCTTTATAATTATTATCCAAATGTTCAGCGTAAGTATAAAAATATTCTATAATTTTATCGTATAATCTAAGAGCAGAAGCATATTTAGTTAAACCAAAATATAATCTCGCCTGAATAAACCAACTATCTATTTTATCTTTCACAGTCATAATATAAATCCTTTATTTTATATTAATACATTTTTTATTATTAGCAATAAATAATTTATAATAAAAAAATAAAATTTGACAAAAAGTTATGTTATTATATAATAGATATTAATTTTATTAGCTCGGGTGGTGGAATAGGTAGACACAACAGCTTGAGGTGCTGTCGGGTAACACCGTGCTGGTTCAAGTCCAGTCTCGAGCAATTTTTTATAAATATTTACTTGCTTCTTTTATGCTCAAATTAGACATATTATCTTTATGCTTATTAATAAAATTTAAAACCCATTTAGTATTGGTTTTGCTATAATCTCTAAGTGCCCAGCCTATAGCCTTGTTTATAAAAAACTCTTCTTGATTTAGATTATTAATTATTATATTTTCAAGTAAATTAGTATTTGTATTATTTTTTCTTATAAGCTGATGACATATAGCAATTCTTCTAAGCCAAAAATTATCATCTAAAGACCATTCTAATAATATTGAATTGATACTCTCATCTCTCAAAGCAATGTCGCCAATTATTCTATGAAAGCCGTCAACACTGTCCCACCATGATTTTGTTAATATATATTCTTTTAATTTTTCAATATGAGTTTTATTTAAATATTTTTTCTTTAAACTTAAATAATCAATAGCACAATATTGAAACTCTCTATATTTACTCTTAAAACATTTATCTGTAAAACAAAAATCAATATTCTCTGTTTTTCTGTATTCTTTAAAAATGTTATTTTCTATATTTTTTCTGCTTTTAGAATCCACACCAAGAAACTCAAATTTATTTTTCATGTATGCAGACATCTCTTTAGATTTTTGATTGTTTTGTAATTTTGTTAATTGTTCAAATATATCATCTAACATAATTAAATATATTTACTCAAAATCTTTTAAATGCCCTTTTGACACTTTTTTAAATGCTCTTAAATAATATTTTATATCGTCCAAATCTCTAATTGAAAATACTTTATGCATTAAAAACTGAGGAGTAAAACTCAAATTATAAAGCTTCTGTATCCAGCATTTTATTTTCTCTTCGCCGACATCGGTTTTCATTATAGCCTTACGCATATCATAATCTTCCCAATTTTCTGTGGTAAGCCAATTTTCTCTTTTACACTGATTAAATAATTCTGTACCAGGATATGGAATTATAATTGTAGCCTGCATTGTTTTAGCATAACCTTTTAGAAGAAGTTTTTTAGTAAGCTCATAAGTTTTCTCAATATCTTCTTCAGTTTCCCAAGGATATCCAAGCATTACTGTGATATGAGGAGATAACCCTGCATCAGATGCCGCTTTACAAGAAGGAAGTATCTCTTCTACTTTATTGCCTTTTACAAGTCTGTCTAAAGTGTTTTGACTTGCTGATTCTAAACCAAATAACAAGAATCTAAAACCTGCCTTTTTCATAAGTCTGTATTCTTCTTCATTGCAAGCCCCAAAACGCATGTTACAATCAATATTCACTTTTTTGTTAAGCTTTTTGTCTATCATGAGATTACAAAAATCATTAAGCCATTTCTTTACAGGAAAGCAGCCAGTATCATCCATTATCTCTCTTATATTGTATTTGTTGTAAAGAAAGTCCACTTCATTAACTACGTTCTCTGCAGTCCTCGCACGGAAGTTTGTATATATACCCGTCCAAGAGCAGAAAGTACATCTATGATGCCAGCAGTCACGCCCAGCCATTATATAAGTGCCTGGAATGCGTTTAAAATTTCCATTGTCATAAGCATACCTTTTCCACTCTGTTAAATCTCTGTCTATAAACGGCAGAGTTTTTAAATCATGTCTTAATTCAAAAAAGCCTGTATTTTTTATATTGTTATTTTCTCTATAGTATATGCCTTTTTCTAATTGTGTTTTTCCGTTTAAATATTCTATTAAGTTTAAAAGCAAAAAGTCATAATCGCCCCCTGTAAGCAAATAATCAACCTTACAGTTATTCATTGTTTCATTAGGCATAGCAGTAACATGGTCGCCTGCAATAACTACTATCATATTTTTGTATTTCGCTTTCAAATCATCAACTATTTTCCAAGCCTTATATATAACAGGAGTCTTCACTTCAAAAAATAACAAATCAGGTGTATTAGAATCCAAATACTCATACCATTCTTTAGTAGTCATATTCCTTGCAATAGCGTCAATAAAATCCACTTTATAGCCTGCATTTTTTATCATAGTTGCAGCAGTGGCAGGCACAACAGGATAAATATATGTAGGACTCTTGAACCATTGAAATTGTCTATTTTGTGAAAGTAATGCCACTCCCCTATCGCTTTCAAATGGAGGATAGCCTATATATATTCTGTTTATTTTATTCATATATTAAACCTTTTAAGAATTTTAAACTATATTAACATAATTATAAATTATTACTTTATTAAAAGCAAATTGTAAACTATTTCAATTAATCTTTTTGCTGCGGGAAAAAAGAACAATAATTTTTTATATTTTTTATTTGCGGGGACTAGCCCCCCTGCGAAGCGTGCCCTTAGGGTACACACCCCCACTTCTTTTGCGACCGTAGGAAGTGCCTGTGGCGTGACCCAAAGAAGCAAAAGGACTGCATTTTTTTACTCAAATTTAGGTTTTAGGCTATATCCTAACATATAAAGTAAAAACACTTGCACTTTCGCGAAGCGTGCCCGTATTTTAATTATTTGCATGGCTTTACACCGCAAACAATAAATTTAAAAATCCCAAAATGACAAAACGTAAAATTCTTAGTATATTTAAGTTATTAAAATAAAGGTTCGGCATATAAAGCCATTTAATATTTAAACTCCACAGTATAATGAGTAACAGCATCATGAGGCATAATGTACTCTCTGTTACTTTTCATAAGCTCAATCATATCAGCCATAGCATCAAGCTCCATTCCTCTAAGTACATTTTTTACATATCCGCCTTGTCCAAAATTGACATTAGGATCCCAATAAGTTCCATCTCTCAATTCTTTTGCTGTTTTTTTCAAATAATTTATTACAATAGAATATTCTTGAATAGTATTATACATATTTTCTATTTGCCTATAGTCCACAAGCTGCACTGCCTTATTATTAATATTAAGCATAACTTTCTCGCCTCCGCTCTGCCATACCATTAATTTATCCGTATAATCTATAGGAGTTATTACTGTCCAATCTTCATCTTTATTCGGCTCTTTATCTTTAATTAAAAACTGATTAAGCCCAGCTGTTTTTATATGTTCTTCTGTAATAGTAAAATATTCCTGCCCTCTGTCATAAACTGCTTTTATCTCTTCATAAGGAGGCATAGGCACATAATAATATTTATTATTAATTTTATAAGTTGAATAAGGAGAGTTGTCTGATTTATAATATCTGCCGTCATTTAGTTTTATCCAATTAGGCTCTTCAGGTGTTTCTATCTTATTTGGTATATAAGGTAAATCTCCTCCTAATGAAGATATTTCATTTGCCTTGTCATAAGCTGAAGAATTAGGCTCTGTATTCCAATTTACGCCATCGGTAGTTGACCATATAGTATTATCATTGTCAAAAAATTCATAATGAATCCACCAAATATTATCCGAAGAGTCCCATTCATAATATCCTCTTCTACCTTTTGTAACATATATTTTATTTTTATCATAGCGAACAGTAAGATTATCTCTTTGTCCCCAAGGAGTATTTCTTTTTTCCCAATTATCACCTATAGAACTATCTTTATTTTTATGTACTCTATAATAAACATCCTTACTTACTGTAAATGGCCCTAAACTTATATTTCGGCATCCAGTTGGATTTTGCTCAAAAAAATCTTCTTCTAAACCTATTAAATATATATAATCTTTAAACTCAACAGTTCTATAACCACTAGCTCCAAATCTTCCTTGAAAGCTCGCATTAGGGTCTTCACTCACTGGAGGAAAAGTTTTATAAATATTACCACCATTCCCTTCAAATTGCCAATTTATTAAATCTGATGATGTTTTTATCATATTATCAAAAGTTATTTTTGTGCGAAATGTATGAGTTCTTTCTTCATTTTCACAGTTTCTAGTAACAAAAGAACTCGAAGAATATTTATAACTTCCATAAGAATAATATTCATACAAAACTCTATCTTCTTCTATTACATTCATTCTTAATAAATCATCATATCCTTTGCTGTTTTTATCATAAACTATTATATTTCCATTATCATCTATTTGAAGTATTATTTTTTCAGCTTTTTTATTTAATGTTTTGCTTTTAGGGTCATAATCATACATATAATAAGCTAATATATACCATTTGCCTTGATATTTAAACTTCCTTCTAAAGCTTCCAAATACTTCGCCGTTTTTGGCAGGCACTGGATTTACATCAATATGGCCGGGTATTGTGTCTTCCGGCAATCTAAAATCTGTTTCAGGCGGTATATAGGTTGGACCTAATATATTAATCTTTTCACAAGATACAATTAATACTATTACGATAATTAATAAAGCAGATATTAAGCATAGTTTTTTATTAAATTTCTTCTTCATAATAAAAATATAAACCGCAAATATATTCTTAACAATCTTAATAAAACAAATAAAACATACGGCTATTCTATATTACAAATATAATTTTTCAAGATAATTTTATAATTTTCTTTCAAAATTATGAGTTTCTGTGATGTTTTAGCACAAAAAAAGCTGCTATTATTAAATACACATTATTGCTTACTTTAAGAATTAAAAATATTATGATAGAATTATTTATAAAATTTCTATGTTTATAAAAAAGCATAAGGCCCACAAAAAAACCTTATGCTTTATATAAAAGATTATTTATTAAAAAATACCATTATGGCTTCACCTGTATAACAACTACCTTAAAAGATTCTATCGCCTTTAATGAATGTTTGGCATTAGCAGGTATTAAAATAGATTCTCCTTCAGACAACACATAAGCATCATTTTCTATAGTCATCTCAAACTTACCGTCTATAGTGATAACCAATACATCTCCTGTACTGCTATGAGTTGGTATAGCTTTATCTTTGTCTACAGAGAGTATTTTTATTGCTAAATTATCTCTGTCTACTAAAGTTAATGCAGAGTTAATCTCTACAGTGTCTTTTAATGATAATACTTTTTTATAATCTATATTATTAATAAAATTTGGCATCGCAATATCCTTTTAATTTTTTTGAATTATCCAATATTTATTTATAAAAGTCTATTGCCATAGCAACAAAGAATAAAAAAATTATCTTTTTCTTTTTAATGTAATAATAACTACTTCAGGATAAGCAAAGAGTCTAAAAGGAAGCAGCACTACCCCAACCCCAGATGTAACATATATTTTTGTATTATATGCATTCATTTTGCCGTATATGCTCATTAAAGGATATTCTCTATTTTTGTTTATAAACTCTATTAGTTTTATAGGCATAAAACTTATTTGAAATCCATGAGTATGCCCAGCAAGAAAAAAATCTATTAGCTTATTGTATCCGCCTTCTCTTGCAATTTTTAATGGGAAAAGAGGCTCATGAGACAACAGTATATGAAAATTATTTGTTTCAACTCCTTTGGTTGCACTATCAAAATCTACTTTATCTGTTAAAAAATCTCCAACACCGCCTATAGAAATATAATCTCCTGCTTCATTTGTGATAAACACTATATTATTATCTATAGTTTTAAATCCGTTTCTTATCAAACAATTAGATACATCAGTAGTACTCTCCCAATTATCATGATTGCCCATAACGGAATATTTTCCAAACTTGGCATTTAAATCTTTTATTCCTTCATCAAATTTTCGAACATTATTAGAATCATAATAATGAAACCATCTCGGAGCACTGTAAATATAATCCCCAGCAAATAATATTAAATCAGGATTATTTTTTCTTATAATATCAGACATTTTTTTTATATGAGAAGTTGGTATATAAAGCCCCGCATGCATATCTGCCGCAAATGCTACTTTTGTACCTTCAAAACTATAAGGTAAATCATCAAACTCTAATTCAATATATCTTACTCTTAAAGATCTTGAAAAATAAAACATATACAAACAAAGAAGTAATATTATAAATAGCAAAAATATTATAACTTTTTTCTTTTTTTTAAATATATTTTTTATCATATATCACTGCCTAATAAAGAAATTACAGTTAAAGCAAAAGACAAAATAAAAATTATTACTAAAAATATTATAAAATTAAATACTATATCATAAAGCAATAAAATTAATATTAATGATAAAATTATAGAAATAATAAATGATATAGCGTATCTTTTAATAGTGTCATTTTTATTAATATTGTTAATATTGCTTGCTTTACAAAAAACAGACAATAAAAAAGAATTAAACAAAGAAACAGATATAAGAAATAAACCCATAAATATAAAGCTAAATATTTTTATATTATTATTATCATCATATCCTTCTATATAAAGTTCATCTAAATTATTATCTTTTAATTTTTTATTTAGATATGAATATATATTATCATCTGACTGTATTATTATTTTTTCGTTGTATGGGGTTTTGTCGCCGCCTCTAAGATGCAAAAAATCATACATTGTTTTTAAATTGGCATATATATTATAATTATCTATATCATATATTCCAACAACCTTAAAATACATAGTGTCCAAAATACTGCGAGAGTTTTTTGCTATAAGAGAAACACTGTCTCCTACTTTAATATTTAAATATCTTGCTAAATGCTTACCAATAACAATTTCTTTATTTTCTCCTTCAAACATCTCTCCAGATAAAATGTTATACTTAATATTTAAATTATCATAAGCATACACTTTAGATTGAATGCTTCCTGTTCTAATAACAACACCCACCGGAAATGATATAACCCTCGAAACATCATTGTTAATAATATTTATATCTCCAATAGAACCATTCAATAAAAAAGTGTTATCAGAAGTATTTTTTTTAGCAATATTATAAACATTATTATTTGAAGATGTTCTTTTTTGGGCTGTTTCCAATAAATAATCATAAGAAACTACAAAAGCAAAAACATACACTATAATAAAACCAAATAGAATTAACAAATTAGAAAATTTTACACTTTCTAAAAACATCTTTTTTATTGAAAAGACTTTTAATTTTGCAGACAACACAGAAACAATATTTACTAACAATACTATTAAATATATTTTATCAAAATAAAAATTATTTTTTAATATATATTTCATAATTATAAAATAAGCTGCCAAAGAAAGTATAAATCCAATAATAGAAAATATTACACTATAAAACAAATTATTATTATTTAC
This window harbors:
- a CDS encoding tetratricopeptide repeat protein, coding for MTVKDKIDSWFIQARLYFGLTKYASALRLYDKIIEYFYTYAEHLDNNYKEIYFARVYYKKALTLYYLNQYEKSIEFYDKAISVNPLYEKAFINKGIILAKLNAYDDALSSFNMAIEINDKSEISYFNIGIIYSKLERYQDALDYFNIAGKLGYEYAYLNVAIMLEKLGEIDNALKMYDKAIESNQYLEIVYLNKGNYLNRINKYKEAIEYFDKAIEILKSKEIKNTKKSDIDDSDMIEYNYIDDNSISERVYFSKANSLICLKEYEKALDILISVDEYKSVNIFNIISKFIYFIDIDKLINIILNQESFWVKEKEEYFYFVTRDIIDKNKLKRLWILQYILLYLISVKDYDNIEEISHYTSIEVFDEMAFDRRYDKTEEANLKSYNTYLKKNKFRMTSVKNANDPKEGKVLMQLLRDNSLNVKHSKVNNFIALQTSFSRCKDSLTMYRLYGKNDNKEGTGCCLVFNKSFFDTSFNNINSSILFSFSYNKDNNSYIESYEENTLPLYYVLYYNYRKNEIIFNPCESDYNSLIIDLNKNYYTLWNDGNDFYDKLKNKIGYIFNNIFDIIKTFNSEELEYSCQLLMNIQYLIKDSSFVEEQEMRIIQLLEYGSNPLHIDDNMKRSYKNYLYLFDNKALKEVILAPKVKDADFLVEKYNDRLAKATNIYNSETVKNKYRINVYVSNAPIS
- a CDS encoding metallophosphoesterase, producing MIKNIFKKKKKVIIFLLFIILLLCLYMFYFSRSLRVRYIELEFDDLPYSFEGTKVAFAADMHAGLYIPTSHIKKMSDIIRKNNPDLILFAGDYIYSAPRWFHYYDSNNVRKFDEGIKDLNAKFGKYSVMGNHDNWESTTDVSNCLIRNGFKTIDNNIVFITNEAGDYISIGGVGDFLTDKVDFDSATKGVETNNFHILLSHEPLFPLKIAREGGYNKLIDFFLAGHTHGFQISFMPIKLIEFINKNREYPLMSIYGKMNAYNTKIYVTSGVGVVLLPFRLFAYPEVVIITLKRKR
- a CDS encoding B12-binding domain-containing radical SAM protein — encoded protein: MNKINRIYIGYPPFESDRGVALLSQNRQFQWFKSPTYIYPVVPATAATMIKNAGYKVDFIDAIARNMTTKEWYEYLDSNTPDLLFFEVKTPVIYKAWKIVDDLKAKYKNMIVVIAGDHVTAMPNETMNNCKVDYLLTGGDYDFLLLNLIEYLNGKTQLEKGIYYRENNNIKNTGFFELRHDLKTLPFIDRDLTEWKRYAYDNGNFKRIPGTYIMAGRDCWHHRCTFCSWTGIYTNFRARTAENVVNEVDFLYNKYNIREIMDDTGCFPVKKWLNDFCNLMIDKKLNKKVNIDCNMRFGACNEEEYRLMKKAGFRFLLFGLESASQNTLDRLVKGNKVEEILPSCKAASDAGLSPHITVMLGYPWETEEDIEKTYELTKKLLLKGYAKTMQATIIIPYPGTELFNQCKRENWLTTENWEDYDMRKAIMKTDVGEEKIKCWIQKLYNLSFTPQFLMHKVFSIRDLDDIKYYLRAFKKVSKGHLKDFE
- a CDS encoding cupin domain-containing protein, with the protein product MPNFINNIDYKKVLSLKDTVEINSALTLVDRDNLAIKILSVDKDKAIPTHSSTGDVLVITIDGKFEMTIENDAYVLSEGESILIPANAKHSLKAIESFKVVVIQVKP
- a CDS encoding DNA alkylation repair protein yields the protein MLDDIFEQLTKLQNNQKSKEMSAYMKNKFEFLGVDSKSRKNIENNIFKEYRKTENIDFCFTDKCFKSKYREFQYCAIDYLSLKKKYLNKTHIEKLKEYILTKSWWDSVDGFHRIIGDIALRDESINSILLEWSLDDNFWLRRIAICHQLIRKNNTNTNLLENIIINNLNQEEFFINKAIGWALRDYSKTNTKWVLNFINKHKDNMSNLSIKEASKYL
- a CDS encoding lipoprotein ABC transporter permease; the encoded protein is MKKKVIFCVFISFIASLILYFNLSNKKTYSNYTSIMNTNYMAVRDEAPPEYFIDNYSEKKDNLSKVFDEREVSAVLKYKALIISYLGEEEIVLNGVENNNIFDINISKKSNGVIISEKTSKNLNIEIGDSVILKLITKDGHYNAEEYEVLTISDALKYNYALVDIDNLNNFVKLNDCASEVYIRNNSVDENIVKQVFGDGFGYYSLNEKTNNNNNLYFILAYFFIVFFSFIFVNNNNLFYSVIFSIIGFILSLAAYFIIMKYILKNNFYFDKIYLIVLLVNIVSVLSAKLKVFSIKKMFLESVKFSNLLILFGFIIVYVFAFVVSYDYLLETAQKRTSSNNNVYNIAKKNTSDNTFLLNGSIGDINIINNDVSRVISFPVGVVIRTGSIQSKVYAYDNLNIKYNILSGEMFEGENKEIVIGKHLARYLNIKVGDSVSLIAKNSRSILDTMYFKVVGIYDIDNYNIYANLKTMYDFLHLRGGDKTPYNEKIIIQSDDNIYSYLNKKLKDNNLDELYIEGYDDNNNIKIFSFIFMGLFLISVSLFNSFLLSVFCKASNINNINKNDTIKRYAISFIISIILSLILILLLYDIVFNFIIFLVIIFILSFALTVISLLGSDI